The Alphaproteobacteria bacterium US3C007 genomic interval CCATGATATTGGCCGTCAGCAGGTTGAAGAGGCCTTTGGCGATCGCGTCGAAACCACGTTTATAGAATCAGTGGGCGAAGGCGCCGATGCAGAGCGCGTGTTTACGCAGATGGCGCTGCAAGGCCACGATATTATTTTCGGCACATCCTTTGGCTATATGGACCCAATGGAAAACGTTGCAAAGAAATTTCCAGACGTGAAATTCGAGCATGCAACAGGTTTTAAGCAAGGGCCCAACTTTGCCAATTATGGTCTCCGCTTGTACCAAGCTCGGCACGTGCAGGGCGTGATCGCGGGCATGATGACCAAAACAAATAAAATTTGTTACGTCGCAGCTTATCCGATCCCAGAAGTTATTCGTGAAATTAACACCTATTATCTGGGTGCAAAAACTACAAACCCAGACGTAACAATCGATATCGTATGGGTGTATACTTGGTATAATCCACAAAAAGAACAGGACGCTGCTGTGGCGCTGATGCAGCAAGGCTGTGACGTAATCGCCCAGCACACAGATTCGCCTGCACCTTTACAAGCCGCTGAGAAAGAAGGCCGGTTTGGGTTTGGGCAAGCCTCAGATCAAATCAAATTTGCACCTAAGGCGCAATTGACTGCAACGATCGATAACTGGGGGCCATATTACATCAAAAAAGTCGGTCAGGTTCTGGATGGCACCTGGACCACAGGCGATTACTTTGGCCATATGGATGATGGATCCGTGGAAATGGCGCCTTTCACAAACATGCCGGCCGATGTTGCCGCCAAAGCCCAAGAGGTCAAGGATGCGATCCGTGATGGCAAATACTTTGCGTTCACCGGCCCGCTGAATGACAATGAAGGCAACCAAGTCTTAGCTGACGGAGAAGTCGCGGACCGTCAGCATCTTGATACAATGATGTATTACGTTGAAGGAATCGACGCAACCGTTCCGAATTAAGAAAAACGACTGCATAATCTCACAAGGCGCTTAGCGCTTTATGATAAGCTGATGGGGCCTGCAAATATGCAGGCCCCATTATTTTATGACCCTTAAAATACCCATGTTTAACAGTCTGGACAATGCACCTTATAAGAAGCAGGGTGACAGCCAGCCCATTTGGCAAAAACGCTTCCCTGCGCCAAGCCGCATGATCAAAACACGCTTTGAAACCGAAGCGGCTTTTGGTTATAAGAAAGCGATACGCAATCTCTTCGGATATGCGGCTCTTAAGACAATGCGGAGACCCGATGGAACCAATTTTAGAGCTTACAGAACCACATGCCATCGCTCTTTGTGATAGTATCCAGCCCGGCGGCGTTCATCCAATACAGCTGCAAGATGTCGAACTGGTTTTGTGGCGTGACTATGCCGGTCAGGCGCATGTTTGGCATGACCGCTGCCCCCATCGCGGCATGCGTTTGAGTTTTGGTTTCGTAAAAGAAAACCGCCTGACATGTCTGTATCATGGCTGGGAATATGGCTCTGATGGAGGCTGCCGAAAAATACCAGCGCATCCAGAGGTCACCCCGCCAAAGACATTATGCGCCGATATTTTGAACGTAAGCGAATGTTATGGGATGGTGTTTGTTAGTGCTGGCAAAAATACCGCCAAACCAAATACTGAATGGGTTTCGGTACGCAGCATATTTTTAGAATGCGATGGAGCTCAGGCGCTTATGGAGATTGCCGAGTTTGTAGAGATTGCAGAGGCACAAGAAAACCAAGTCTATTTGAACAAAAGCAACACGGTAGCCGTTGCGGTGCAAACCTGCAGCCGCAAAAGCTGCGCCATTCATCTGAGCACAAGATCGACAGATCCAACGGAAAGGCTTGCCTTGGCCAAACGGATGGTTGCCTTGCGCCGAAAGATCAATCAAGGACTACGCGCATGACAGTAACTTCAGATATAGTCGCCTTAAATCAATGGCTGCCAGTTGCATATCCGGGGCAAGTGACCCCCACAAAACCCCATGAAACATTGCTTTTGGGGCAGCTCATTCGCCTGACAGCGGCAAGCGATGGAACCGTGACTG includes:
- a CDS encoding BMP family ABC transporter substrate-binding protein gives rise to the protein MTIKSILAGAAVALGLSTAAFAADVKVGFVYVGPTGDHGWTYRHDIGRQQVEEAFGDRVETTFIESVGEGADAERVFTQMALQGHDIIFGTSFGYMDPMENVAKKFPDVKFEHATGFKQGPNFANYGLRLYQARHVQGVIAGMMTKTNKICYVAAYPIPEVIREINTYYLGAKTTNPDVTIDIVWVYTWYNPQKEQDAAVALMQQGCDVIAQHTDSPAPLQAAEKEGRFGFGQASDQIKFAPKAQLTATIDNWGPYYIKKVGQVLDGTWTTGDYFGHMDDGSVEMAPFTNMPADVAAKAQEVKDAIRDGKYFAFTGPLNDNEGNQVLADGEVADRQHLDTMMYYVEGIDATVPN
- a CDS encoding Rieske (2Fe-2S) protein, which encodes MEPILELTEPHAIALCDSIQPGGVHPIQLQDVELVLWRDYAGQAHVWHDRCPHRGMRLSFGFVKENRLTCLYHGWEYGSDGGCRKIPAHPEVTPPKTLCADILNVSECYGMVFVSAGKNTAKPNTEWVSVRSIFLECDGAQALMEIAEFVEIAEAQENQVYLNKSNTVAVAVQTCSRKSCAIHLSTRSTDPTERLALAKRMVALRRKINQGLRA